The genomic segment TTTCTTGAAGAGCTGTTCCTCGCGACCATAATCCACCTGTGCCTGTTTCAGGTTGATTTCAGCAAGGCGCACGCGTGCTTGCGCCGAACTGAGCTGTCCCATATCCGGAATCACCTTTACCTTGGCGATAACCTCGCCCGCCTGAACATAATCACCAGCTTCTTTGCAAATCTCGGTGATGATACCGCTAATCTGAGGCTTTACGCTCACCTCGTTGCGAGGCTCAATCTTACCCGTGATGACGGTAGTTTTCAAAACATCAGCCATCTTAGGAGTAAACTCAGTATACTCCACAGGCTTAGGCTGCGATTTCTCATAAAGGAACACGAAGGTTCCGATGAAAATCAAGGCGACAATCGCCGCAACAATCAACTTTGAATACTTTTTCATATCGTAAGTTTAAGTGAAGAGTGAAGAACGAAGAGTGAAGAATTCAATTGCTTTACTTTCGTCTTTCATTCTTATTTCGTTAATATTATTATTTGTCAGGAGTTATCATTTAGAGGACAAGTGAATTCTTCACTCTTCACTCTTCGTTCTTCACTCCTATTCGTCTCTCATCGCATCTACCGGTTTGATGCTCATGGCTCGCCATGCAGGGGCGAGTCCGGCTAGGCCGCCGAGAATGCAGATGAGGATGGCAGAAGAGATGGCCGTCCAGAAATCTACCTGGAAGTGGGCGGTAAGAATGCCATCCGTGGAACTTCCTACTTCCAGCATTTGCAGGATGGCAACACCGAAGAGAATGCCGCTCATGCCGGCTACCAGGGTGAGGAGAATACTCTCGGAGATGATTTGCGAGAGAATCATCTTAGGCGTGGCTCCGATGGCTCGGCGGATGCCTATCTCGGTGGTTCGCTCCTTTACCGTTACCATCATGATATTGGAAACTCCGATGGCGCCGGCGAGAAGGGTGCCGATACCCACCAGCCAGATGAGGAAGTTGACGCCCTTAAACAGGTTGTCGAGCATCTGGAAGAGAACTTCGGTATTGAACACCATGATGCCCTTTTCGTCCGTAGGGTCGATGCTGTGGGCTCTTGCCACGGTTTCTCTCATCCGCTGGGCAATGCTGCTCATTACTACGCCCGGTTTGCCGGTGGTGGCTATGATGTCTACTGCCTTACCCCGGTTATAAGCGCTGCGCAAAACCGATTGGGGCAAGGTGATGGTTTCATCGGCACGACCGCCGAAGTTCACGCCGTTGCCCGAGCGGTAATCTACGCCTATCACCATATAATAGGTAGAGTCTACTCTTACGCTCTTGCCGCACGGATCACCGCCGCCAGGAAAGAGATTCTTGTAAATCTGTTTGCCGATGACGCAAACCTTGCGCTGCTGGCGCACATCCATCTCGTTGATGTATCTGCCGTAAAACATCTGTGGTGCAGAAACTTTGGCGTAGTCAGGATTTACGCCCTGGGTGCTGCCGCTGAATTTCTTGTCTCCAAACACCACCGACTTGTTGCCGCCGAAGAGCAGCGGGGTGATGACATCGAGTTCGGGCACCTGGTGGCGCAATCTGTCCAGGTCT from the Segatella copri genome contains:
- a CDS encoding ABC transporter permease codes for the protein MRLDLDTYKEILDTITRNKSRSLLTGFGVFWGVFMLIALMGGGQGLKEMLQNNFTGFATNTAIIWAQNTTKPYKGFNKGRSWQMEEKDLDRLRHQVPELDVITPLLFGGNKSVVFGDKKFSGSTQGVNPDYAKVSAPQMFYGRYINEMDVRQQRKVCVIGKQIYKNLFPGGGDPCGKSVRVDSTYYMVIGVDYRSGNGVNFGGRADETITLPQSVLRSAYNRGKAVDIIATTGKPGVVMSSIAQRMRETVARAHSIDPTDEKGIMVFNTEVLFQMLDNLFKGVNFLIWLVGIGTLLAGAIGVSNIMMVTVKERTTEIGIRRAIGATPKMILSQIISESILLTLVAGMSGILFGVAILQMLEVGSSTDGILTAHFQVDFWTAISSAILICILGGLAGLAPAWRAMSIKPVDAMRDE